The Gloeomargarita lithophora Alchichica-D10 genomic sequence NNNNNNNNNNNNNNNNNNNNNNNNNNNNNNNNNNNNNNNNNNNNNNNNNNNNNNNNNNNNNNNNNNNNNNNNNNNNNNNNNNNNNNNNNNNNNNNNNNNNNNNNNNNNNNNNNNNNNNNNNNNNNNNNNNNNNNNNNNNNNNNNNNNNNNNNNNNNNNNNNNNNNNNNNNNNNNNNNNNNNNNNNNNNNNNNNNNNNNNNNNNNNNNNNNNNNNNNNNNNNNNNNNNNNNNNNNNNNNNNNNNNNNNNNNNNNNNNNNNNNNNNNNNNNNNNNNNNNNNNNNNNNNNNNNNNNNNNNNNNNNNNNNNNNNNNNNNNNNNNNNNNNNNNNNNNNNNNNNNNNNNNNNNNNNNNNNNNNNNNNNNNNNNNGCCAGGACTCATTATGAGTAAGAAATGGGTACAAATTAGTCCTTCTCAGGCTGAAATTATTGATGATGAAAAGTCAATTTTGTCTGTTTTTTCCATCCTTCTCTTTGTTTTTATTACAATTTTTATCTCCTGGATGCTAAGACCGAAAACTATTCCTGAGAAAACTATAGCAATCTTATTTGAATTTAGAACAGCGGTCGCAGGGGGGCATCCCCCGCCCTTGGTTCTGCGGAATTTCCGTTCGTAACTCGTGTCATATTGCTATATCTCTGATTTCTCTACTTCACAACCTATGTTTATATCTGATTCTACACTATGGCTAATATCTGTAATAATCATATCTGTTTTATTATTTTCATTACTTTGTTTTTTCTTGGAAATCGGGAGAGAATTTGTTTTAGACCTGGAATCGGGAACAATATCAGAATTTCACTATGCACTCATAGACTTCTTTATTAGGAAAAGTAAATCCATGAAAAAACCTGTTAAAGTTGCTTATTTGTCTGAGTTTTCTGAGATTGCTATTCTGGAAAAATCAGAAACAGATAGTGATGGTGATTCCTACTGGAGTTGTACATTAGAAATGATTGGTTATGAAAATATGGTCATAGAAAAATTTCCAAACAAAAAGTTTATGAAATACATTTCTGAGTTACAAGATTTAGCTTGTAAAATGGGGAATTTTTTGCGAAAACCTGTTATTACGCCTATCGGTGTCATTAGTGTTAGTCAAACCCAAGAGTATTGCCCATCATCCGACCAAGATGAAATGACAACTGGTGTCGAAAAAATCTACAAAACTCTCAAGTTGAATTTTGTTGATACCCATGAATACCGCAGGGTTAATTCTGAGGAATTTCGGGGTTACGTTGACTTGGCGTACTATCATCGCCTGCAATCCATTCTTGTAGAACAGGGATATACTTGGGCGGGGGATATTGAGAATATGACCGTTGCAGAGGAATTACGAGACTATAATAGTCGAACCTTTATTCGCACGATGATCAATTCAACCCACAATACCCACAATACCAACATTAGTGTTTACCATTTTAATCCTAAAATACCCCTGGGATTTTTATCACAGATTAAAGCATTTGATTGTGAAACAGAGTTTAGTCCAGAAAAATACTTGGTGACCAGTAATGCAAGTGCCAATTCTTTTGATTATCCACCGGGGTTTGATGCTATTCATTTGCCCGCAAATACAGATTACAAAGTGATTCTCAAAACCCATTATCAACGGTTGCAAAAAGCCATTTCCACTTGGAACTTGTCCCCAACACCTTTACATAGTTTGGAGGATATTTTAGCGATGCAGAAACGGATGCAACAGGCGAAAAATGCCCACAGAAAACGGATTGGTTATATTACCCAGGAAGAACTAAATCGCTTCAAAGTTGACCCACAAATTGCTCAGGAAGTTGGTCGCAAACTCAGGGAACGATTTAGCCGTGAGACTTAAAAATTGATACAAAAGAAAATTTTAAAACATAGGTCGTAGGGGAATACCCACCGTACCAAAATCATCTGTGGTGTATGTTTCTGCAAAATATCTGTTTGTTATATCGAGTGGGATTGCTATATAGCAATCTCATCTGATAGCTTGCGTGGCGATAGCGCAACGTGTCCGCAGGACATAGCCATTTTGTGAGTAAGGGTTTTATACTTTTTATACTTAGAGAGTCACGGGTCGCAGGGCATCGTCCCGCTCTGGTTCTGATAGCCTGCGTGGCGTAGCCGTGTAGCCTTGTTATTCACATAAATCGTCTGAGATTGCTATATGTTAGCCAAACGGATTATTCCCTGCCTGGATGTGCATGGGGGGCGGGTGGTCAAAGGGGTGAATTTCGTCAACCTGCGGGATGCGGGGGACCCGGTGGCTCTCGCTCAAGCCTATAACCAAGCCGGGGCGGATGAGTTGGTTTTTCTGGACATTACCGCTACCCACGAAGACCGGGGGGTGTTGCTGGACATCATTGAACGTACCGCCAGCCAGGTGTTTATTCCGCTGACGGTGGGGGGGGGATCGGGGATTTGGACACCATCAAAGGGATTTTGCGGGCGGGGGCGGACAAGGTGAGCCTCAATTCCGCCGCGGTGCGCCAACCGGAGTTGGTCAACCAGGCCAGCCAACGCTTCGGTCGCCAATGTATTGTGGTGGCGATTGATGCCCGCCGGGTGGGGGATAGCTGGACGGTTTGGGTGCGGGGAGGCCGACAGGACACGGGCAAAGATGCCATCGCCTGGGCGGTAGAAGTGGTCGAACGGGGAGCGGGGGAATTGTTAGTAACTAGTATGGATACTGATGGTACAAAAGCAGGATATGATCTGCATTTAACTCAGACAATTGCCCAACGGGTTTCTGTGCCGGTGATTGCTTCGGGGGGGGCGGGAACCTGTGAGCATATTGGGGATGTTTTAACTCAAGGGCAGGCGGCGGCGGCACTTTTAGCTTCCTTACTGCATTACGGGGAAGTGACTGTGAGCCAGATCAAGCATCATCTGAGCAACCGGGGGATTCCGGTGCGTCACCCGCCAGCGTAGTGGGGATAACTCCCAAATTTGATGTTCTCTGGTACAACTAAGTCAGGGCTATTTCAGCGGGGTTCGCCATGTCCAGAAATAAAGTTTTGGTGATTGATGACAGTTTTTTGATCCGCAAGTCCCTGACGGATCAGTTGGCGGGGGAACGGTTTGAGGTCTATGAAGCCAAGGATGGGCCGTCTGGTTTGGCCAAAGCGGAGGAAGTGCAACCGGATGTGATTTTGCTGGATTTTGTCATGCCGGGGATGAATGGCTACGAGGTTTATCAGGCTCTGCGGGCGAATCCGAAATTTACCGATACCCCGGTGATTGTGATTTCTAGCAGTTATGACGAGGTGGTGAACAAGTTTGGTTATCCCTTTGTGGGGTTTGATTTTTTGGCCAAGCAATTCACCAAAGACCAGTTGGAGGAACGGATCAATGCGGTACTGCCGATGATCGTTTCTTCCCCGGAACACGTCGCCATTGCGATCACGGGGGAGATGCCAGCGTTCAACGAATCCACCGGGATGCTCAGCGAAATTCAGGCGCAGTTGACGGAGATTTCCCAGCAGTTGCAAAAAGCCCCCGCTTGGTTGTCGGAACTGCCCCAGGCGGAAACCAATGGCACGGTCATTTTAAGCCAATTGCAAGCCCTAGAAGCGCAAATTCAAGCCTGGGAACAACGCCCCCCGGCGGATACCCTCTCCGGGCATTTGCAGGAACTGAGCCAGGGGTTGGCGCAGGTGCAGGAAAAACTGCTCCAGGAGGTGCAACATCTGGGGACAAAACTGACCGCCCTGGAAGCCCAAGCCCAACACAATCAACTCGGCCAAGACACCCTTACCCAGTTGGTGACCAGTCTGCAAGGTTTGAATGAGAATATCGTTAATCTGCCCCGCACCGATGCGGTTTTGGAACGTTTGACCGCCCTAGAAGCCAAGGCAATCGCCCCGCCCCAACCCCCCAGCCTCGCCCTGCTGATCGGTGCTGTGGCTCTGGGAGCCTTTATCGGGGCGGCCATTGGGGCCAGCGTGGTGGGGGGACAGCGCCAATCCCACCTGCATTTGCCTAGCTCAGTTTCCGCTGGAGCAATTTCCGCACGCTCAGCATAATCAACCCGTCAAACAACGCCAGAATGACCAACGCCAACCCCAGGGATAAGTCGCCCCAGGGCGTAACCATCACCGTGTCCGACCATTGCCAGTCCGGGTGCAGGTAGAGATGGCGAATCGGCTCAATCGCATAGCTGAGGGGGTTCAGGCTGGCAATCGTTCGCAACCAATCCGGCATAAAATCCAGGGGAGCCAGGGCGGTACTGGCAAACAGCAGGGGCAAATTCACCACAAAAATCACCGCCAGCAGTTCCACATGACCGGGTAGGGCAAAGGTCAACCCCAAACTCAAGGCCGTCATGCCGAGCACCAAGAGCATCACGATGCCCACCACCAGCGCAAAACCAGCCACTCCCGGCAAACCGCCCCCCAGGAAATAACTGGTCAAAATTACCGCCACCGTCTGCACCAAACTCAATAACGTAATAAAAATGGTAGAAGCCAAAATAATCGAAAATCGTGATACCAAAGGGGCAACCAAAAAGCGATTCAAAAAGCCAAACTCCCGGTCAAACATCACCGGCAAACCCGCATTTAATGCCCCGGAAAAGGCAGTGAATACNNNNNNNNNNNNNNNNNNNNNNNNNNNNNNNNNNNNNNNNNNNNNNNNNNNNNNNNNNNNNNNNNNNNNNNNNNNNNNNNNNNNNNNNNNNNNNNNNNNNNNNNNNNNNNNNNNNNNNNNNNNNNNNNNNNNNNNNNNNNNNNNNNNNNNNNNNNNNNNNNNNNNNNNNNNNNNNNNNNNNNNNNNNNNNNNNNNNNNNNNNNNNNNNNNNNNNNNNNNNNNNNNNNNNNNNNNNNNNNNNNNNNNNNNNNNNNNNNNNNNNNNNNNNNNNNNNNNNNNNNNNNNNNNNNNNNNNNNNNNNNNNNNNNNNNNNNNNNNNNNNNNNNNNNNNNNNNNNNNNNNNNNNNNNNNNNNNNNNNNNNNNNNNNNNNNNNNNNNNNNNNNNNNNNNNNNNNNNNNNNNNNNNNNNNNNNNNNNNNNNNNNNNNNNNNNNNNNNNNNNNNNNNNNNNNNNNNNNNNNNNNNNNNNNNNNNNNNNNNNNNNNNNNNNNNNNNNNNNNNNNNNNCGGTCGCCGGGGTCGGCCAGGACGAGGTGCGGGGGTTAGGCGTAACTGTGGCACTCATGGGGATATGTGCGTAACAACCGTTGCTAGAATCAGGCTAACGCATCCCCGGCTGATTTTTCCACCGATGACCCTGACCTGGATCACCACCACCCTGACCTGGGATGGCTCCCTATCCCAGCTTATCCCCCAAATTCAGGGGCATCTACACACCCACGGCACTCCACTGCGCTGGGCGATTACTGCGGTGAACGGGCGGGAGTTGAGCCTTGAGGCGGTGGTGGTTCAAGACGCAACGCAATGGCCGGAGGATACAAAGACCTGTGGGGGTAACGGGGTTATTAACGAAAACAAGTAGTTTTTGATAATATAAGGTGATAATCCATTCAGTATTATCGGCACCGATAACAATGCTTGAGGCTTCTAGGGCAGGGCAATATGTAGGACAGCTAGAAGGCTATAAAGCCTTTATACCTAAACCCCTGCCACCGGTGCCTGAGATTGAGATAGATCAGGAAATGTGGAGTTTACTATCTCAAGCGGATCGGGCGTTGGGTCGCCTAGATGGAGCAACTGATGCACTCCCAAACCCAGATTTATTTGTATTTATGTATGTTCGTAGAGAAGCTGTTTTGTCAAGTCAAATTGAGGGCACACAAGCATCTTTGATCGATATTCTGGAATTTGAATCTCAGGCTTTAGAACCAAATAATCCTCAAGAGGTAGCAGAGGTCGTGAACTACATCGCTACGATTAATTATGGTCTGGAGCGACTCAAAGAACTACCCGTATCTTTGCGGTTAATTCGAGAAATTCACCAAGAGTTAATGAAAGGAGTGCGAGGTGCTGAACGTAATCCAGGAGAGTTTCGCCGCAGTCAAAATTGGATTGGTGCAGGTGGATGTTCTCTCGCTGAAGCAACCTATGTTCCCCCACCGCCCTATGAAATGCGCCAATCCCTAGATAATTTAGAGAAATTTTTGCATAGCCCACAACCAATGCCCACATTAATAAAAGTTGGATTAGCCCACGCTCAATTTGAAACAATTCATCCTTTTCTCGATGGCAATGGCAGAACAGGACGGTTGTTAATTACCTTTCTGTTGTGTGAGCAAAATATACTACAACGCCCTTTACTTTACATTTCTTACTATTTCAAGAAATACCGTGCCGAATATTACGATTATCTGCAAGCTGTGCGAGATAGTGGAAACTGGGAAGGTTGGCTCAAGTTCTTTTTGCGTGGTGTTTACGAAGTCGCTCAAGAAGCTACTGCTACTGCCCGTAAAATCGTCAACTTGAAAGAGGAACACCGCCAATTAGTACTTAATAGGATGGGACGTAGATCAGGTAATGCAATTGCTTTGCTGGAGAGCCTTTATTTCAGACCGATTTTTACTGTTGAACATGCTGAGATAATTACAAATCTGTCCTATCCCAATGCAAATTCTTTAATTAAGAACCTTAGCGACATCGGTCTTGTGCAAGAAATTACTGGGCAAAAACGCAATCGCGCCTTTTCCTATGCACCGTATTTGTCTGTCTTTCGAGATTAGGTCTCCTGCTTTAGATTTAGATCAACTATGTCAGTGGCAGGTGACAACTTGAACCTATTTCTTTATGACTAATTTTATGGTTAATTTGGTGTCGGTGTAGGAGCCGGGATCACCCGTCGCCACCAGGGTTGGGTCGGGGTGACTTCCGCATCGGGATTTAACTGGAGTTCGGCTTCCGTGGGACTCCAACCGGTGATGCGGATTAAATTGCGTAGAGCTTCCTCCTGACGGCGATTCACCATTTGTTGATACTCAAACCCATCCGGGCAGTCAATCGTTCCCTTATAGGCGTGACGCAGAATGTACCGCCCTTGGAAATTTTCCCGATTGCTGGTTTCTTGAAACTTCAAATCCTCCGGGAAGGTGGCCGCACTGGTACGCAGGTGCAGGCGGGTGAGATACACATTGGTTCCCTGTGGGGCACGGGCTTGCTCCTGCCCATCCAGCCAAAAAACCCCCAGTTTTTCCAGTTCCTCCCCGGTCAAGGGATTGGCGGCACAGGGGTCACACCAGCCCATGTCCCAGGCGTATTCCAACCACACGGCTTTGCGCCCTTCCTGCCGATGGTTGTAGTTGAACATGGTTTGATAAAACACGCCAAAATTGGGCTTAATCGCCACCGGCAGTTCGATATTGCTGGGAATCCGCACCGTGCGATAGTTGGTCACCTCCGCCCGCCCCCGGGGGCTGAGCAAATAGACAATCACATCCTGTTCACCGGGTGAATTCGCCATCCCCAGGCGAATCGGCAGCATAAACTTGGGGGAATCGTAGGCCACCAACAGGGGGCGCAGGAGTTGGCTCTCGGATTTTTCCAATTCCTTGAGATTCACCTTGGCGACAAAAAACTTCATCCCCTGGCGAATGTAGGGTTGCAACAACTTTTGCGCCTGCTCAGGAATGCGATAGCGATTGGCCCGCAACCAGCGTTCCAAACTGGCCGACTCCTGGGCACTCAGCACTACAATGTCGTACTCCCCCACCGCAAACTGGGCTTCAATCGTCACCCCCACCACCTGCTGGGGGCGCACCGTCGAGCGGGGTAAATTGGCCGCCGCCGGGAGGGGATGCCCCCGGTCTTTCCCCACCTGGCAGGGATTGTTATCAAAATACTCCACCAACCGGGGCGCACTGAAGCTGTCCAACCGTTGCATAGCCTGCCGGTCACCCAACCGCACCTGATCCTGGTTAATCACCGTTGGCACCGGCACCACCAGGGCAAAATCCCGCACATCCCCCTGGTAATCATTCGCTAAAGTCACCACCGTGCGCGTCCCCTGACGGGCAATCACCACCTGGGAACTATTGTTAAATAATTGGGCATCCGCCTGCGCCACAAAAAAACCGCAAAACCCCCACGCCCAGGGCATCCAACCCAGCCAAAAACATAAAATTCCCGCCCACAATACACGCCAATTCATCCCAACTGCCCCCACACAAACCGGGGAGCCACCCACTGCTGATCCAATAAAATCGTCACCGGCGACAGGAAAAACAACGCCCACAGGGGCGCCGCCGTCCAATAAAACTGGCTGGCGAAAATAAATGCCACCCCCCCCACCAAGGCCGCCCAAAGGATACGCCCCCGCCGGTCATTTGGTGTCGAACGAGGGTCGGTGATCATCAATAACGTAAACACCACCAGCGACCCACTCAAAAAATGATGCCCCATCAATGCCGCCGTTTCCCCCAACCAGAGGTACCACAGCCCCCACAACCCGCCGTAGGTGAGCGCAAACGCCCCCGCCGTCTCCCACCGCCGTGCCCGCCAGAGCAACCCCGCCCCCACCCCCAGCAAAACTAGAGCATACAGGCCATTACTGCCCCATTGCCCCGGATTTACCCAGGCATCATGGGTGAATAACAATGTCATTACAATACCGAAATTAGCGGGATTAAACCAATGCTTATCCCCCACCCGCAAAAGAAACTTACTGCTGATCGCCAACACCGCCGCCAACACCAACGTCCCCGGATGCCCCGCCCGCAGTAAAATCGTCAAACTCAGCCCCGTAATCACCGCACTCGGCCAGCCCTGCCACCGCCCCGCCCACAGCCGTTGGCTTAGCACACAGGTCACCAGGATCAGCACCCCGTTCTGCCACGCCAAACCCCAATCCAGCACCGTTACCCCCCCCACCCAGAGGGTGAGCAACAGCGCAATTTGGCCGTAACGCAAATCAAAATTCATTACACCAGCGGGGGGACTATGGGATTTATCATAAGCTACCCAGGGATAGTGCTGTTGTTGTAATGCCAAAAGTAATGTTAAAAGTAATGTTAATTTAATGCTGAACCCATCACCCCATTTCCCCCACCCGCAGTGCCCCCGCATAAACCAACCCCCGCGGCACATCCAAAGTCACAATCGCCCCATCCCGGATCAGTTGGGTGGCATTTTTGATCCCCACGATCACCGGCACCCCCAAGCGTAGGCCAATCACCGCGGCATGGCTGGTCAGACTTTCCACCTCGGTAATAATCCCCGCCGCCCGCCGCATCGGTTCCACCAACTGCACATCGGTCTGTGCCGCCACCAAAATTTCCCCCGCCTGAAAATCCCCTAGGCGTTCCCCATCCCGCAGTACCCTAGCCCGTCCGCTCACCAAGCCTTGCCCCACCCCTACGCCCTGGGAGAGCAGGGCACTCACCATGCCCACCTTGATCAAATCCGTCGAACCCGGCACCCCCGGCAAGGTTCCCGCCGTCATCACCACCAAATCCCCCTCCTTGAGCCAGCCCCGCTCCTGCGCCATCGCCATCGCCACCTGAAAGGTCTGCCCCGCCGTCGGCAATTCCAGCACCAACAGGGGACGCACCCCCCACACCAACTGCAACTGCCGCGCTACCTCCACATGGGGTGTAACCGCCACAATCGCCGTGCGAGGCCGAAACTTAGACACATTCCGCGCCGTTGCCCCGGTCTTGGTCAGGGTCAAAATTGCCCCGGCGCACAATTCACTCGCCACATCACTCACCGCCTTACTGATGGCATTGGCAATCGCTTGCCCCCCGGCCTCAAACGGGCGGGAATAAACCCCCTGCATCCCCGGTTGCAGACATTCCTGCTCCATGTGGCGGGCAATTTTATCCAGGGTTTCCACCGCCAACACCGGATACTGACCCGTTGCCGTCTCATTGGAGAGCATCACCGCATCCGTGCCATCCAAAATCGCATTTGCCACATCCGACACCTCCGCCCGGGTGGGACGGGGCGATGTCGCCATACTGTCCAGCATCTGGGTCGCCGTAATTACCGGAATCCCCAACCGATTCGCCGTGCTGATCAACCGCTTTTGTAATAACGGCACTTCCTCGGCGGGCATCTCCACCCCCAAATCCCCCCGCGCCACCATCACCCCATCGCACACGGACAAGACCGCCTCCATCTGGGCAATGGCTTCGTGTTTCTCAATTTTGGCCACCACCGGCACCCGGTAGCCATTTTGCGCCATCAATTCCTTCAATTCCAGCACATCTTCCGGGTTACGCACAAAACTCAAGGCCACCCAATCCATCCCCTGCTCCAGGCCAAAGAGCAAATCCTCCCGGTCTTTGTCCGTCAACGCCTTCACCGACAGGCATACCCCCGGAAAATTCACCCCCTTATTATTAGATAAAGGCCCCCCCACCGTCACCCGACAATGTAATTCTTTTGCTCCTACATCCACCGCCTCCACCCGCATTTCCACCCGGCCATCATCCAGCAAAATCATCGCCCCCGCCGGGACTTCCTGCGCCAACCGGTCATAGCTGACAAACCCCCGCTCCTGGCTACAGGCCACCGGCTCACTGGTCAGCACAAAGGGGTCGCCCGTCTGCACCACCACACTCCCCGCCGGGAACTTCCCCAGGCGAATTTTCGGCCCCTGCAAATCCTGCAAAATCCCCACCGGGCGGTTCAATTCAAAGGCCAACTGGCGAATCATCCGCACATTGCGCTGGTGGTCGCTGTGACTGCCGTGGGAAAAATTCAACCGAAACGTATTCACCCCCGCCACAATCATCGCCCGCAGGGTTTCCGGGGTATTACAGGCCGGGCCAACCGTCGCCACAATTTTTGTTCGCCGAAAGGGAGTTCCCATGATGCCCAACCCAAAATAGGTACAAATAGATACAATTTGTGATTGTAAACGGGGAACTGCCCCCTCGCCGGATTTCTCCCTAAGAACTTCGGGATCGGTGGCGCCACACTGCGCTATCACGGGTCAATAAACCGGCGGGTCAAATCCTGATAGCTGTCAATACGCCGATCCCGCCAAAACGGCCACCCCTGGCGCTGGGTTTCAATTTGGGTCAGGTCTAACCGCACCATTAACACCTGTTCCCCGTCCACCGCCGCTCGCCCCAGCACCTGCCCATCCGGCGCACAGACAAAACTTTGCCCCCAAAACTCAATCCCCCCCGTCCCCCCCGGCGTAGGCTCCCAACCCGCCCGATTCACCGCCACCACAAAACACCCATTGGCAATCCCATGGCTCCTCTGCATAATTTCCCACGCCTCCTGCTGCGCCTTACCCCGCTCATTTTTTTCCCAGGGATGCCAGCCAATCGCCGTTGGATAAAACAATATCTGCGCCCCCCGCAGAGCCGTCAATCTCGCCGCCTCCGGGTACCACTGATCCCAACACACCAAAGTTCCCAGGCGACCATAGGTACTGCCAAACACCTGATAATGTAAATCACCCGGCGTAAAATAAAATTTCTCGTAGTACAGCGGGTCATCGGGGATGTGCATCTTGCGATATTTGCCCAAGTACCCCTTACGCCCATCCAAGACCACCGCCGTATTGTGATAGATGCCCTCGGTGCGTTTCTCAAATAAACTGGCAATAATCACAATGTCTAAATCTTGGGCAAGTTTTTGTAATGCTTCGGTACTTTGTCCAGGAATGGGTTCCGCCAGGGCAAAAGCGTCATAGTCTTCCGTTTGACAGAAATAGGGCGTGCGGAATAATTCTGGTAAACAGACGATTTGCGCCCCTTGACTGGCCGCTTGGTGAATCAACGTCATTGCCCGCTGGTCATTCACCTGGGGGTCAGGGTCACAAACCATTTGCACTAAACCCACCGTGACTTGCTTCATAAAATTAATCACCACTCCTTAGTACCAGGACCCCTCTATCTATTTGTACCAGCAGAAAGTCATTTCGCTGGAATGCCAGTATTACCGAGAACCTCTGGGCGATCGGCTCCAACGATTTTTTATACTGTGCCAACACCAACCGCTTTAAGTGCCACAATGTTAAGGTAACTTAATTCCCACGCAATTATATGCAGGTTAAGGATTTGACCATTGAAGAACTCAAACTCTTGATTCAAGAAACTGTTGCTGAAACCATCCAGTCCTTGCTAATTGACCCCGACGAGGGGAGACAAGTCAAGCCAGAGGTTAAACAGCAACTTCTTAATTCTTTATATCGTACCCAAGCGGGAGAGCGTGGAGTCTCGGCTGAGGAAATTGCAAAGAAGTTGGGCTTGAACTGGTAATGACTTACTACGTTGAATTTACCCATTAATTCCTAAGCCTTTTATCGTTGCGGTGATGGGGTCAGCGTAGAAAATTGGATCGACTCGTTCCACAATTTCACCCGATACTTCAAGAAAGAGCCGTTTATTTTCCAGCGGGATAAGCGCCCTTTTCGCCCCATTTTCCATTGCCATCTGCAAGGATTCACTTAAGCTGGATACCCCTTTGATATTGCCAGTAATACTCAAATCCCCAAGGATGATCAACCCAGACAAAGCACTATGTTTTTTGATAGCGGAAGTTACGGCCACAATCAGGGCAATTCCCGCTTCGCAACGCACATGGTTATTGAGTAAATCAATGGCTTCTACATAGAAATCTAAAGAATCCAGTTGTTCAGCAATCCCCAGCTTAACTTTCTGACCTTTAAGGTAATTAAAAGCTCTCTGAAACGATTCTTTCATAATAGTTTCTACACCCCCAGCCATTTTGAGTTGCCCCGTACCAGCCGAAGAACCCACCTCAATCCGATATAAACCCACCTTACCTTGGTCATCCATAGCTACTGTATAGACCGAACCGGGTGGGAGCGGATCAAGGGCAATCGCATCTCGCCCCCCCTGTTCTGGAACCCCAACAAAGCGTTCTTCCCTCGTTTCTTGATCAA encodes the following:
- a CDS encoding response regulator, giving the protein MSRNKVLVIDDSFLIRKSLTDQLAGERFEVYEAKDGPSGLAKAEEVQPDVILLDFVMPGMNGYEVYQALRANPKFTDTPVIVISSSYDEVVNKFGYPFVGFDFLAKQFTKDQLEERINAVLPMIVSSPEHVAIAITGEMPAFNESTGMLSEIQAQLTEISQQLQKAPAWLSELPQAETNGTVILSQLQALEAQIQAWEQRPPADTLSGHLQELSQGLAQVQEKLLQEVQHLGTKLTALEAQAQHNQLGQDTLTQLVTSLQGLNENIVNLPRTDAVLERLTALEAKAIAPPQPPSLALLIGAVALGAFIGAAIGASVVGGQRQSHLHLPSSVSAGAISARSA
- a CDS encoding ABC transporter permease: VFTAFSGALNAGLPVMFDREFGFLNRFLVAPLVSRFSIILASTIFITLLSLVQTVAVILTSYFLGGGLPGVAGFALVVGIVMLLVLGMTALSLGLTFALPGHVELLAVIFVVNLPLLFASTALAPLDFMPDWLRTIASLNPLSYAIEPIRHLYLHPDWQWSDTVMVTPWGDLSLGLALVILALFDGLIMLSVRKLLQRKLS
- a CDS encoding Fic family protein, translating into MLEASRAGQYVGQLEGYKAFIPKPLPPVPEIEIDQEMWSLLSQADRALGRLDGATDALPNPDLFVFMYVRREAVLSSQIEGTQASLIDILEFESQALEPNNPQEVAEVVNYIATINYGLERLKELPVSLRLIREIHQELMKGVRGAERNPGEFRRSQNWIGAGGCSLAEATYVPPPPYEMRQSLDNLEKFLHSPQPMPTLIKVGLAHAQFETIHPFLDGNGRTGRLLITFLLCEQNILQRPLLYISYYFKKYRAEYYDYLQAVRDSGNWEGWLKFFLRGVYEVAQEATATARKIVNLKEEHRQLVLNRMGRRSGNAIALLESLYFRPIFTVEHAEIITNLSYPNANSLIKNLSDIGLVQEITGQKRNRAFSYAPYLSVFRD
- a CDS encoding DUF2330 domain-containing protein, yielding MNWRVLWAGILCFWLGWMPWAWGFCGFFVAQADAQLFNNSSQVVIARQGTRTVVTLANDYQGDVRDFALVVPVPTVINQDQVRLGDRQAMQRLDSFSAPRLVEYFDNNPCQVGKDRGHPLPAAANLPRSTVRPQQVVGVTIEAQFAVGEYDIVVLSAQESASLERWLRANRYRIPEQAQKLLQPYIRQGMKFFVAKVNLKELEKSESQLLRPLLVAYDSPKFMLPIRLGMANSPGEQDVIVYLLSPRGRAEVTNYRTVRIPSNIELPVAIKPNFGVFYQTMFNYNHRQEGRKAVWLEYAWDMGWCDPCAANPLTGEELEKLGVFWLDGQEQARAPQGTNVYLTRLHLRTSAATFPEDLKFQETSNRENFQGRYILRHAYKGTIDCPDGFEYQQMVNRRQEEALRNLIRITGWSPTEAELQLNPDAEVTPTQPWWRRVIPAPTPTPN
- a CDS encoding RnfABCDGE type electron transport complex subunit D, encoding MRGHCGWGKWGDGFSIKLTLLLTLLLALQQQHYPWVAYDKSHSPPAGVMNFDLRYGQIALLLTLWVGGVTVLDWGLAWQNGVLILVTCVLSQRLWAGRWQGWPSAVITGLSLTILLRAGHPGTLVLAAVLAISSKFLLRVGDKHWFNPANFGIVMTLLFTHDAWVNPGQWGSNGLYALVLLGVGAGLLWRARRWETAGAFALTYGGLWGLWYLWLGETAALMGHHFLSGSLVVFTLLMITDPRSTPNDRRGRILWAALVGGVAFIFASQFYWTAAPLWALFFLSPVTILLDQQWVAPRFVWGQLG
- the pyk gene encoding pyruvate kinase, with the protein product MGTPFRRTKIVATVGPACNTPETLRAMIVAGVNTFRLNFSHGSHSDHQRNVRMIRQLAFELNRPVGILQDLQGPKIRLGKFPAGSVVVQTGDPFVLTSEPVACSQERGFVSYDRLAQEVPAGAMILLDDGRVEMRVEAVDVGAKELHCRVTVGGPLSNNKGVNFPGVCLSVKALTDKDREDLLFGLEQGMDWVALSFVRNPEDVLELKELMAQNGYRVPVVAKIEKHEAIAQMEAVLSVCDGVMVARGDLGVEMPAEEVPLLQKRLISTANRLGIPVITATQMLDSMATSPRPTRAEVSDVANAILDGTDAVMLSNETATGQYPVLAVETLDKIARHMEQECLQPGMQGVYSRPFEAGGQAIANAISKAVSDVASELCAGAILTLTKTGATARNVSKFRPRTAIVAVTPHVEVARQLQLVWGVRPLLVLELPTAGQTFQVAMAMAQERGWLKEGDLVVMTAGTLPGVPGSTDLIKVGMVSALLSQGVGVGQGLVSGRARVLRDGERLGDFQAGEILVAAQTDVQLVEPMRRAAGIITEVESLTSHAAVIGLRLGVPVIVGIKNATQLIRDGAIVTLDVPRGLVYAGALRVGEMG
- a CDS encoding carbon-nitrogen hydrolase, coding for MKQVTVGLVQMVCDPDPQVNDQRAMTLIHQAASQGAQIVCLPELFRTPYFCQTEDYDAFALAEPIPGQSTEALQKLAQDLDIVIIASLFEKRTEGIYHNTAVVLDGRKGYLGKYRKMHIPDDPLYYEKFYFTPGDLHYQVFGSTYGRLGTLVCWDQWYPEAARLTALRGAQILFYPTAIGWHPWEKNERGKAQQEAWEIMQRSHGIANGCFVVAVNRAGWEPTPGGTGGIEFWGQSFVCAPDGQVLGRAAVDGEQVLMVRLDLTQIETQRQGWPFWRDRRIDSYQDLTRRFIDP